Proteins found in one Macaca nemestrina isolate mMacNem1 chromosome 4, mMacNem.hap1, whole genome shotgun sequence genomic segment:
- the LOC105475715 gene encoding transcription factor EC isoform X4 — protein MMKETEKTIAIVKVIDTSKLKLLSGSILDVYSGEQGISPINMGLTSASCPSSLPMKREITETDTRALAKERQKKDNHNLIERRRRYNINYRIKELGTLIPKSNDPDMRWNKGTILKASVEYIKWLQKEQQRARELEHRQKKLEQANRRLLLRIQELEIQARTHGLPTLASLGTVDLGAHVTKQQSHPEQNSVDYCQQLTVSQGPTPELCDQAIAFSDPLSYFTDLSFSAALKEEQRLDGMLLDDTVSPFGTDPLLSATSPAVSKESSRRSSFSSDDGDEL, from the exons TTATCTGGAAGTATTTTGGATGTGTATAGTGGTGAACAAGGAATTTCACCAATTAACATGGGGCTTACAAGTGCTTCTTGTCCAAGTAGTCTaccaatgaaaagagaaattacaG AAACTGACACTAGAGCTTTAGcaaaagagagacaaaaaaaggACAACCACAACCTCA ttgaaagaagaagaaggtaTAATATTAATTACCGAATCAAGGAGCTTGGCACTCTTATTCCAAAGTCTAATGATCC TGATATGCGCTGGAACAAAGGAACCATTCTAAAAGCATCAGTGGAGTACATCAAGTGGCTACAAAAAGAACAACAGAGAGCCCGAGAATTAGAACACAGACAGAAGAAATTAGAACAGGCTAACAGGCGACTTCTACTTCGGATTCAG GAACTAGAAATTCAGGCTCGTACTCATGGTCTGCCAACCCTGGCTTCACTTGGCACGGTTGATTTAGGTGCTCATGTCACCAAACAGCAGAGCCATCCTGAGCAGAATTCAGTAGACTATTGCCAACAACTGACTGTGTCTCAGGGGCCAACCCCTGAGCTCTGTGATCAAGCTATAGCCTTTTCTGATCCTTTGTCATACTTCACAGATTTATCATTTAGTGCCGCATTGAAAGAGGAACAAAGATTGGATGGCATGCTATTGGATGACACAGTCTCTCCATTTGGAACAGATCCTCTGCTATCTGCCACTTCGCCTGCAGTTTCCAAAGAGAGCAGTAGGAGAAGTAGCTTTAGCTCAGACGATGGTGatgaattataa